A window of the Lactuca sativa cultivar Salinas chromosome 7, Lsat_Salinas_v11, whole genome shotgun sequence genome harbors these coding sequences:
- the LOC111900864 gene encoding UDP-glycosyltransferase 74G1, which produces MAEQHKATKSPHVLLFPFPSQGHINPLIQFAKRLISKGVKTTLITTIYISKTSPSSNTSITVEPISDGFDDGGYMSAGSDEAYLEKFQQVGSKSLADLIRKLDSEGNPVDAIVYDSFVTWALDVAMEFGINSGCFFTQACAVNNIYYHAYKGVVDVPPAATVSVPELPPLQPCETPSFVHNPGPYPSWAHIVFNQFSNIHQARWVFSNTFYKLEEEVIEWMRKMWPLMVVGPTVPSMYLDKRLEDDQDYDMSLLKPNHIECMEWLKNKPKGSVVYVSFGSYGELGPEQMEEVALGLNESGVDFLWVVRETEKEKLPKGFVANGLVVSWCRQLEVLAHEAVGCFVTHCGFNSTLETISLGVPVVAMPQWTDQPTNGKCLEEIWGVGVRVKANEKGIVTRGNLVSCVKEIMEGERGEVARKNASKWRELAIQAVSEGGSSDKDIQEFVSQLKA; this is translated from the exons ATGGCAGAGCAACATAAAGCTACCAAGTCACCACATGTTCTTCTCTTCCCCTTCCCTTCACAAGGCCACATAAACCCCCTTATTCAATTTGCCAAACGATTAATCTCCAAAGGTGTCAAAACAACGCTCATAACCACCATCTACATCTCAAAAACATCCCCCTCATCAAACACCTCCATAACAGTGGAACCCATTTCCGATGGATTTGATGACGGTGGCTACATGAGCGCCGGCAGTGATGAAGCCTACCTGGAGAAGTTCCAACAAGTGGGATCGAAATCCCTTGCTGATCTTATCAGGAAGCTTGACAGTGAGGGAAATCCGGTTGATGCTATCGTCTATGATTCCTTCGTTACTTGGGCTTTGGATGTGGCCATGGAGTTTGGAATTAATAGTGGTTGTTTCTTTACTCAAGCTTGTGCTGTAAATAACATTTATTATCATGCCTATAAGGGGGTTGTTGATGTCCCACCGGCGGCGACTGTTTCAGTCCCTGAACTGCCGCCGCTTCAACCATGCGAGACACCGTCTTTTGTACACAATCCTGGACCATACCCTAGTTGGGCTCATATTGTGTTCAATCAGTTTTCCAatattcatcaagctcgttgGGTTTTCTCCAATACATTCTACAAGCTCGAGGAAGAG GTGATAGAGTGGATGAGAAAGATGTGGCCATTGATGGTAGTGGGACCAACGGTTCCATCAATGTATCTTGACAAACGATTAGAAGACGATCAAGATTACGACATGAGTCTACTAAAACCAAATCATATCGAATGTATGGAGTGGCTAAAAAACAAACCAAAAGGATCCGTTGTTTATGTGTCATTTGGGAGCTATGGAGAACTTGGACCCGAACAAATGGAAGAAGTTGCATTGGGTTTGAACGAAAGCGGTGTGGATTTCCTGTGGGTTGTGAGGGAAACCGAAAAGGAAAAGCTCCCAAAAGGGTTTGTGGCAAATGGTTTGGTTGTGTCATGGTGTAGGCAACTTGAGGTATTAGCGCATGAGGCTGTAGGATGTTTTGTTACACATTGTGGGTTTAACTCGACTCTTGAAACAATCAGTTTAGGAGTACCTGTTGTGGCAATGCCTCAATGGACAGATCAACCAACAAATGGAAAATGTTTAGAGGAGATATGGGGTGTTGGAGTACGAGTTAAGGCCAACGAAAAGGGGATAGTGACACGAGGAAATTTAGTTTCGTGTGTAAAGGAGATTATGGAGGGTGAGAGAGGCGAGGTAGCACGAAAGAATGCGAGCAAATGGAGGGAGTTGGCTATACAAGCCGTGAGTGAAGGAGGGAGCTCGGATAAAGATATCCAAGAATTTGTGTCTCAACTAAAAGCATAA